From the genome of Gammaproteobacteria bacterium, one region includes:
- the glgA gene encoding glycogen synthase GlgA, with protein MNILYASSEAHPLIKTGGLADVAGSLPVAIKKLGHDIRLLLPAYHDVLAKCSELKEVAQLNLPTAQYPVKILQGKLTNSQVTLWLVDYPAAFNRPGNPYMTLQGEPWPDNPHRFTLLARAAVELSQNRAGLNWQADIVHCNDWQTALAPALLNLEPLRPATLFTIHNLAYQGIYKKEMFDALALPTDLWHPQGVEFHNQLNMIKGGIAYADIITTVSPTYAHEIQGSEYGNGLEGMLRHRGERLFGILNGVDYEEWNPEKDRYLAKRYSASHFESKTENKRALQQESGLPIRDKTPLIGLIARLVDQKGIDLLINALPHLIKQDVQLVILGSGEQRYEQQLLQWQQWHPEKISVTIGYDESLAHRIEGSSDMFLMPSRFEPCGLNQLYSLKYGTVPIVRRAGGLADTVIEASKQNIKNRTATGIVFDHADTHAICWALDRAITLFHQPDIWQQLCKTGMAQIFDWKSCAEKYLKLYKKAENFKGL; from the coding sequence ATGAATATTCTCTATGCCAGTAGTGAGGCCCACCCACTCATAAAAACAGGTGGGCTTGCGGATGTCGCGGGGAGTCTACCCGTTGCGATCAAAAAACTAGGCCACGATATTCGCCTGCTTTTACCCGCCTATCATGACGTACTGGCCAAGTGCAGCGAGCTTAAGGAGGTTGCACAACTCAACTTGCCAACCGCACAATATCCGGTAAAAATTTTGCAGGGAAAATTAACCAACAGTCAGGTAACACTCTGGCTAGTTGATTATCCGGCAGCCTTCAACCGCCCGGGCAACCCTTACATGACATTGCAAGGAGAGCCCTGGCCTGACAACCCACACCGCTTCACACTGCTGGCCCGAGCAGCTGTGGAGTTATCGCAGAATCGAGCTGGGCTCAATTGGCAAGCTGATATTGTGCACTGTAACGATTGGCAAACCGCACTAGCCCCCGCCTTGCTTAATCTTGAACCACTCCGCCCGGCAACCCTTTTCACTATCCATAACCTCGCCTACCAGGGCATCTACAAAAAAGAGATGTTCGATGCGTTAGCACTTCCAACCGACCTTTGGCACCCACAAGGTGTTGAGTTTCACAATCAACTCAATATGATCAAAGGTGGCATCGCCTATGCTGACATCATCACCACAGTCAGTCCGACCTATGCCCATGAAATACAGGGAAGTGAGTATGGCAATGGCTTAGAGGGGATGTTGCGCCATAGAGGCGAGCGACTCTTTGGTATCCTGAATGGTGTCGACTACGAAGAGTGGAATCCAGAGAAAGATCGTTATCTAGCAAAGCGTTACAGCGCAAGCCACTTTGAAAGCAAGACAGAAAATAAACGAGCACTGCAACAAGAGAGCGGTTTACCGATACGGGATAAAACACCCCTCATCGGGTTGATCGCCAGGCTTGTAGACCAAAAAGGGATCGATCTACTCATCAATGCCCTGCCCCATTTAATCAAACAAGATGTGCAACTCGTCATTTTAGGTAGTGGTGAACAACGCTATGAACAGCAGCTTCTACAGTGGCAGCAGTGGCACCCGGAAAAAATCTCCGTAACCATTGGTTACGATGAATCACTGGCACACCGCATTGAGGGCAGTAGCGACATGTTTCTGATGCCATCACGCTTTGAACCTTGCGGCTTAAATCAGCTCTACAGCCTAAAATATGGCACAGTCCCCATTGTACGGCGAGCAGGTGGCCTTGCAGATACCGTAATTGAGGCGAGTAAACAGAATATTAAAAACAGAACCGCCACCGGCATCGTATTTGATCATGCAGACACCCACGCCATCTGCTGGGCACTGGATCGTGCGATCACCCTCTTCCACCAGCCCGATATATGGCAACAACTGTGTAAAACCGGAATGGCTCAAATATTTGATTGGAAGAGCTGTGCGGAAAAGTATTTAAAGCTCTACAAGAAAGCAGAGAATTTTAAAGGCCTATAG
- the ispD gene encoding 2-C-methyl-D-erythritol 4-phosphate cytidylyltransferase has translation MSSAPRFWAVVPAAGIGKRMGGEIPKQYLPLGGRMVIEHTLDRLACHPKVNKIVVSIAADDHYWKDVSLPETAEVVSVTGGAERCDSVFNGLEKLCDEAAVDDWVLVHDAARPCLRVADIETLMATLKEHPVGGILGLPVADTMKRSDAAGAIVETVSRARLWRALTPQMFRFGMLYDALLAGRDSNTLITDEASAIEWAGFSPCMVEGHADNIKITQPHDLSLATLYLQQQKEPLL, from the coding sequence ATGAGTAGCGCGCCCCGTTTCTGGGCTGTGGTACCGGCGGCTGGTATTGGCAAGCGAATGGGCGGTGAAATACCCAAACAGTACCTGCCGTTGGGTGGTCGTATGGTCATTGAGCATACCCTTGATCGTTTGGCTTGCCACCCAAAGGTCAATAAAATTGTTGTTTCAATTGCTGCAGATGATCACTACTGGAAAGATGTTTCACTTCCTGAGACCGCTGAAGTGGTATCGGTTACGGGGGGGGCGGAGCGCTGTGACTCCGTATTCAATGGCTTGGAAAAGCTATGCGATGAGGCGGCGGTTGATGATTGGGTGTTGGTGCATGACGCGGCGCGCCCCTGTTTGCGTGTTGCCGATATTGAAACATTGATGGCAACACTAAAAGAGCATCCTGTGGGGGGGATTCTCGGCCTGCCAGTGGCAGACACCATGAAGCGCAGTGATGCTGCGGGGGCAATTGTTGAAACCGTATCACGTGCACGGCTTTGGCGAGCACTTACACCGCAAATGTTTCGTTTCGGTATGCTCTATGATGCGCTATTAGCGGGTCGTGATTCTAATACACTTATCACAGACGAAGCCTCTGCAATTGAGTGGGCTGGTTTTTCACCCTGCATGGTGGAGGGGCATGCGGATAATATCAAGATTACCCAACCCCACGACCTCTCACTCGCCACACTCTATCTACAGCAACAAAAGGAGCCCCTTTTATGA
- a CDS encoding EAL domain-containing protein, with protein MSDLHVLVFNLDESHCEQICTTLKDAGFSHVNKVTNSVDAIEVLSEQAVDVVVTDVDLGVLDGWRLTRLIRSGALRVKADIPIVIVSTTYSERIAEVTSKEYQVNRFIPFSKFDQLPAVLREITTESHVGPPKSTLLVIEDYADTVKLIERILSTRFDIEVATDGESGLEAWKARRHDLVLLDVMLPEKSGKDVLKEILEFSPGQSVVMMTAYATAERAGSLILEGAVDFISKPFRADQLRQVCEIAVHREDFIISNQEFAHRQEALHQEKERAEITLQSIADGVITTDVESRIDYMNPVAERLSGWSLEQAKGKLAADVLSPFSEEDTAAEIHPVDHCIEQGEVIQGQRGSIYRNHEGLILRLDCIVSPIRNRLGVVVGAVKVFRDVTEPYMLEQKLEYQANHDSLTGLTNRAAFEERLKTVLDEEHHQEVPYSICYIDLDQFKVINDTCGHIAGDQLLRSIAGIMLHKIRKHSDTLARFGGDEFILLLEDCDIEQASRIANNICESIQEYRFIYESKTFSIGASIGVAPIAPDARDLHNALARADSACYMAKEKGRNRIHVYRPDDEEMMHRYGEMHVISQINQACEEDQFALYYQEIQPLNDNEEGLHFEVLLRMQDGRGGWVAPGFFLPAAERYNIVSKIDRWVVKHVMEWLSAHEDELDQLSMCSVNLSGLSLCDDQFIPYVEQMIAHYKIPTEKLCFEITETAAISNLAQANAFVKAMRRHGCLFALDDFGSGMSSYAYLKRLDVDFLKVDGLFVRDVLHDPIDRAMVKSINEIGHIFGLKTIAEYVENEEIREEMRLIGLDFIQGYVNGKPAPLDELKLFKDPLPTVPC; from the coding sequence ATGAGTGACTTACACGTATTGGTATTTAATCTGGATGAAAGTCACTGCGAGCAGATCTGCACCACTCTTAAGGATGCCGGGTTTAGCCATGTCAATAAAGTGACCAATAGTGTTGACGCAATTGAAGTGCTTAGTGAGCAAGCTGTTGACGTTGTTGTAACCGATGTGGATTTGGGGGTGTTGGATGGTTGGCGTTTGACACGCTTGATTCGCTCCGGTGCATTGCGTGTTAAAGCAGATATTCCGATTGTCATTGTCTCTACCACTTACAGTGAACGTATCGCAGAGGTCACTTCAAAAGAGTATCAGGTTAATCGTTTTATCCCTTTCAGTAAATTTGATCAGCTACCGGCGGTGTTGCGTGAAATCACCACTGAATCCCATGTTGGCCCACCCAAGTCAACTCTGTTGGTTATCGAGGATTATGCTGACACCGTTAAATTGATCGAACGTATACTGAGTACACGCTTCGATATTGAAGTAGCCACAGATGGTGAGAGTGGTTTGGAGGCATGGAAAGCGCGCCGCCATGACTTAGTTTTACTGGATGTAATGTTACCTGAAAAATCAGGTAAGGATGTGTTGAAAGAGATACTAGAGTTTTCCCCTGGCCAATCGGTCGTCATGATGACGGCTTATGCGACTGCTGAGCGAGCCGGCTCATTAATTTTGGAGGGTGCAGTCGACTTTATCTCCAAGCCTTTTCGCGCAGACCAGCTGCGCCAGGTTTGTGAGATTGCGGTGCATCGTGAAGATTTTATTATCAGTAATCAAGAGTTTGCCCATCGTCAAGAGGCGCTGCATCAGGAAAAAGAGCGTGCAGAGATTACGCTCCAATCAATTGCAGATGGCGTCATTACCACCGATGTTGAGAGCCGTATTGATTACATGAATCCAGTGGCCGAACGCCTCTCCGGGTGGAGCTTGGAACAGGCAAAAGGGAAGCTGGCTGCTGATGTTCTCTCGCCTTTTTCAGAAGAGGATACTGCTGCGGAAATACACCCTGTTGATCATTGCATTGAGCAGGGCGAAGTTATACAGGGGCAGCGGGGTTCAATCTACCGGAACCATGAAGGGTTGATTTTGCGACTGGATTGCATTGTCTCACCGATCCGCAACCGCCTGGGTGTGGTGGTGGGGGCCGTCAAGGTGTTCCGGGATGTTACCGAACCCTACATGCTGGAGCAGAAGCTTGAATATCAGGCAAATCACGATTCATTAACCGGCCTTACCAATCGGGCCGCCTTTGAAGAGCGCCTTAAAACGGTACTTGATGAGGAGCATCACCAGGAGGTTCCCTACTCGATTTGCTACATCGATCTTGACCAGTTTAAAGTGATCAATGATACCTGCGGTCACATCGCGGGTGATCAGCTGTTGCGTTCTATTGCAGGTATTATGCTGCATAAAATACGCAAACATAGCGATACACTTGCCCGTTTTGGTGGTGATGAGTTTATTCTATTGCTTGAAGATTGTGATATTGAGCAGGCATCCCGTATCGCCAACAATATCTGTGAGTCGATTCAGGAGTACCGGTTTATCTATGAGAGCAAAACTTTTAGCATTGGTGCCAGCATTGGTGTTGCGCCCATAGCACCTGATGCCCGTGACCTGCATAATGCATTGGCTCGAGCCGATAGTGCCTGTTATATGGCAAAAGAGAAGGGGCGTAATCGAATTCATGTCTATCGGCCTGATGATGAGGAGATGATGCATCGTTATGGTGAGATGCATGTTATTTCACAGATAAACCAGGCCTGTGAAGAGGATCAATTTGCACTCTACTATCAAGAGATACAACCCCTCAACGATAACGAAGAAGGGTTGCATTTTGAAGTGCTGTTGCGCATGCAGGATGGTCGAGGTGGTTGGGTTGCCCCCGGGTTTTTCCTGCCCGCTGCAGAGCGTTATAATATTGTCTCAAAAATTGATCGCTGGGTTGTAAAGCATGTTATGGAGTGGTTGAGTGCACATGAGGATGAGCTGGATCAGCTCTCGATGTGCTCTGTAAATCTTTCAGGTCTTTCGCTCTGTGATGATCAATTTATCCCTTATGTTGAGCAGATGATTGCACACTACAAGATACCAACAGAGAAGCTCTGCTTTGAAATTACGGAGACAGCGGCAATCAGTAACCTTGCTCAGGCCAATGCATTTGTAAAGGCGATGCGTCGCCATGGTTGCCTGTTTGCACTGGATGATTTTGGTAGTGGCATGTCATCATATGCTTACCTCAAACGCCTTGATGTTGACTTTCTGAAGGTTGATGGTTTATTTGTTCGCGACGTTCTACACGACCCCATCGATCGGGCCATGGTTAAATCGATCAATGAAATTGGCCATATTTTTGGCCTGAAAACCATTGCTGAGTACGTTGAAAACGAAGAGATCCGGGAAGAGATGCGTCTGATTGGACTTGACTTCATTCAGGGCTATGTGAATGGGAAGCCCGCACCACTGGATGAATTGAAGCTCTTTAAGGATCCGCTGCCGACTGTCCCTTGCTAA
- the truD gene encoding tRNA pseudouridine(13) synthase TruD, with protein sequence MSEPFDLTFNYAHGAPCGDALLRSRAEDFQVDELLDIPLSGCGEHHWLHIQKKDTNTEWLARQLARLVNIPAREVSYAGLKDRLAVTTQWFSVRLPGKSEPDWRGIESDNVKLLSFGRNRAKLRRGAHNGNVFVITLRQLEGDHDLIEQRLSIIKMKGFPNYFGEQRFGHDGKNVSNGVALLKGEIKVKNRHKRSLYLSAVRSYLFNKILSQRVADGSWQKILPGEAVMLSGTNSHFLAENVDDELTQRLAEGDIHPSAPLWGRGRTAAALIAHEYEQAVLEPYQEILEKMEQIGLDQSRRALRLCVPDLSWRWGDDKTLVLKFTLPVGAYATSLLREVIRY encoded by the coding sequence ATGAGTGAGCCCTTCGATCTCACTTTTAACTATGCCCATGGAGCGCCCTGCGGAGATGCTTTATTGCGTAGTCGTGCTGAGGATTTTCAGGTAGATGAGTTGCTGGATATTCCATTAAGTGGTTGCGGTGAGCATCACTGGTTGCATATTCAGAAAAAAGATACCAATACTGAGTGGTTAGCCCGCCAGTTGGCTCGTCTGGTCAATATACCGGCGCGGGAGGTTAGCTATGCAGGTCTGAAAGATCGCCTTGCCGTCACCACACAATGGTTTTCAGTTCGTCTGCCAGGTAAGTCGGAACCCGACTGGCGGGGTATTGAAAGTGACAACGTCAAGTTACTCTCTTTTGGTCGAAACAGGGCGAAATTGCGTCGTGGTGCTCACAATGGCAATGTTTTTGTTATTACACTCCGGCAGCTGGAAGGGGATCACGATCTTATTGAACAGCGACTGTCGATAATCAAAATGAAGGGTTTTCCAAACTACTTTGGTGAGCAGCGTTTTGGCCATGATGGAAAAAATGTCAGCAACGGTGTAGCACTCTTGAAGGGCGAGATCAAAGTTAAAAATCGACATAAGCGCAGTCTCTACCTCTCTGCAGTACGCTCCTACCTCTTTAATAAAATTCTCTCCCAGCGTGTTGCTGATGGCAGTTGGCAAAAAATATTGCCAGGTGAGGCGGTTATGCTATCGGGCACCAATAGCCACTTTTTGGCTGAAAATGTTGATGATGAGTTGACTCAACGCCTTGCCGAAGGAGATATTCACCCTTCGGCACCCCTATGGGGGCGTGGCCGAACGGCAGCTGCCTTGATTGCCCATGAATATGAGCAGGCAGTGCTGGAACCCTATCAGGAGATACTAGAGAAAATGGAGCAGATTGGTCTTGATCAATCGAGACGAGCCCTTCGTCTCTGCGTACCCGACTTGAGCTGGCGCTGGGGTGATGACAAAACGCTAGTTCTAAAATTCACACTACCTGTGGGTGCATATGCCACCTCACTTTTACGAGAAGTGATTCGCTATTAA
- a CDS encoding ATP-binding protein, translated as MESTDTEINHPSFRAHLTTVVTIGILALSITASLSTAWMTSRNLYDVLVSDGLQVTQSLAEQSVLALLYDSGENAEDAVQAALSFPAVTQVMILSERGNIILSEGGAEFSIATSKWPQTEATVISDDINQWVLMAPVYTEGGAIDDDVLLLQQKGEQELIGYVVVCKSKERLRDIQAVTVVNNLLIGLLFSMILVYMLRKRFKRLTDPLYELSTVMQEAQKEEANAHPFAKLEGPKEVVQIARSYNAMMEVLVLRDQQLRDQNEHLESEVELRTQELVHARDMAIEANQNKSEFLANVTHELRTPLQAIIGFSDLISETLPDDMEDTRHDLESILVNAENLLALINGLLDFSKGESGKMELSLHPENLQKLFEQAVDTVRPIADENGNEIVVDLDFPVEKVAVDGVKIRQILLNLLSNAVKFTEEGRIILFSRCDGETLTISVEDTGIGIAEEHWEAIFDVFKQVDGSYTRRYQGTGLGLAISQKFSKLMGGEIVIESRVNKGSKFSLTIPLAKDEKNISSR; from the coding sequence ATGGAATCAACCGATACAGAAATCAACCACCCTAGCTTCCGTGCTCACCTCACCACGGTCGTTACGATCGGGATATTGGCATTGTCAATTACCGCATCGCTCTCTACGGCGTGGATGACCTCAAGAAATCTTTATGATGTTCTGGTGAGTGATGGGCTTCAGGTCACACAGTCACTTGCAGAGCAATCGGTTTTAGCACTGTTATATGATAGTGGCGAGAATGCGGAGGATGCGGTACAAGCGGCACTCTCTTTTCCTGCGGTTACGCAGGTGATGATTTTATCAGAGAGGGGTAACATTATTCTTTCTGAAGGTGGCGCTGAATTTTCAATTGCCACATCAAAATGGCCGCAAACTGAAGCGACGGTGATTAGTGATGATATTAATCAGTGGGTGTTGATGGCCCCTGTTTATACTGAAGGTGGGGCAATTGATGATGATGTACTGTTGTTGCAACAAAAAGGTGAGCAAGAGCTGATCGGTTATGTGGTGGTGTGTAAAAGCAAAGAGCGATTACGCGATATTCAGGCGGTTACGGTCGTTAATAACTTGCTTATCGGATTGCTGTTTTCGATGATACTGGTCTACATGCTAAGAAAGCGCTTCAAACGCTTGACCGATCCGCTTTACGAACTCTCAACCGTTATGCAGGAGGCGCAAAAAGAGGAGGCGAATGCCCACCCTTTTGCCAAACTGGAGGGACCCAAAGAGGTTGTACAAATTGCCCGTTCATATAACGCCATGATGGAGGTGCTGGTATTACGCGACCAACAGTTGCGTGACCAAAACGAACACCTTGAAAGTGAGGTTGAGCTGCGTACCCAGGAGCTGGTACATGCGCGTGATATGGCGATTGAGGCGAATCAAAATAAGTCAGAGTTTTTAGCGAATGTAACCCATGAGTTACGAACCCCTCTGCAAGCGATTATCGGTTTTAGTGATTTAATTAGCGAAACTCTTCCGGATGATATGGAGGACACTCGGCACGATCTGGAGAGTATTTTGGTTAATGCCGAAAACTTGCTTGCGCTGATCAATGGCTTGTTAGATTTTTCTAAAGGTGAGTCGGGAAAAATGGAGTTATCACTCCACCCTGAAAACCTTCAAAAACTATTTGAACAGGCGGTCGATACCGTGAGGCCAATTGCCGATGAGAATGGCAATGAGATCGTTGTTGATTTGGACTTTCCTGTTGAAAAAGTCGCGGTTGATGGGGTTAAAATTCGGCAGATTTTACTTAACCTGTTGAGCAATGCGGTTAAGTTTACCGAAGAGGGGCGGATAATACTGTTTTCCAGGTGTGATGGCGAGACGTTGACTATCTCAGTTGAAGATACCGGTATTGGTATTGCGGAAGAGCATTGGGAGGCCATTTTTGATGTCTTTAAGCAAGTGGATGGTAGCTACACTCGTCGTTATCAGGGAACTGGGTTGGGGTTGGCGATTAGTCAGAAATTCAGTAAATTGATGGGAGGGGAGATTGTTATTGAGAGCAGGGTAAACAAAGGCTCGAAATTTAGTCTGACAATTCCGTTAGCCAAAGATGAAAAAAACATAAGTAGCCGATAA
- the eno gene encoding phosphopyruvate hydratase has translation MADKSSQIVEIKARQIIDSRGNPTVEADVILASGVMGRAAVPSGASTGSREAIELRDGDKDYFMGKGVTKAVANINGEIRSALIGKEATDQAAVDQLMIDLDGTENKARLGANALLAVSMATAKAGAANAGQSLFKYLGGDKATTLPVPMMNIINGGEHADNSVDLQEFMIMPVGASSINEALQWGAEIFHTLKKVLADKGYNTAVGDEGGFAPDLGSNEEAITVILEAIEKAGYKPGEQIMIAIDAAATEFYKDGKYVLASEGKSMTSEEFVDFMAVWVDKYPIISIEDGLDEGDWAGWKILTEKLGKKIQLVGDDLFVTNPKILAEGIEKGIANSILIKVNQIGTLTETLAAINMAKENGYTAVVSHRSGETEDTTIADLAVATNAGQIKTGSMSRSDRIAKYNQLIRIAEELGDAATYPAKAAFYNL, from the coding sequence ATGGCAGACAAGAGTTCGCAAATAGTAGAGATCAAGGCGCGTCAAATCATCGACTCACGCGGCAATCCAACAGTAGAAGCGGATGTCATACTGGCTTCCGGTGTGATGGGGCGAGCGGCGGTACCTTCTGGTGCTTCTACCGGTTCGCGGGAAGCGATTGAGTTGCGTGATGGCGACAAAGATTACTTCATGGGTAAGGGTGTAACCAAGGCGGTTGCCAATATTAATGGTGAGATTCGCAGCGCATTGATCGGCAAAGAGGCGACGGACCAAGCCGCTGTTGATCAGCTGATGATTGATCTGGACGGTACTGAGAATAAAGCCCGCCTAGGCGCTAATGCCCTGTTAGCGGTCTCAATGGCCACTGCCAAGGCGGGCGCGGCAAATGCGGGGCAGTCACTGTTTAAATACCTGGGTGGAGATAAGGCGACCACACTGCCGGTGCCCATGATGAATATCATCAATGGCGGCGAGCATGCGGATAACAGCGTTGATCTGCAAGAGTTCATGATTATGCCAGTGGGTGCTTCCAGTATTAATGAGGCATTACAATGGGGTGCCGAGATTTTCCATACCCTGAAAAAGGTACTCGCTGACAAAGGCTATAACACTGCAGTGGGTGATGAAGGTGGTTTTGCTCCAGATCTTGGCTCCAACGAAGAGGCGATCACGGTAATTCTTGAGGCGATTGAGAAAGCGGGTTACAAGCCGGGTGAGCAGATTATGATTGCCATTGATGCGGCAGCGACTGAATTCTACAAAGATGGAAAATATGTATTGGCCTCTGAAGGCAAAAGCATGACTTCTGAAGAGTTCGTTGATTTTATGGCGGTATGGGTTGATAAGTACCCCATTATCTCAATTGAAGATGGTCTGGACGAAGGTGACTGGGCGGGTTGGAAGATTTTGACCGAAAAGCTGGGCAAAAAAATCCAACTGGTGGGTGATGACCTGTTTGTAACCAACCCGAAAATATTGGCTGAGGGTATCGAGAAGGGAATTGCTAACTCGATTCTCATCAAGGTTAATCAGATTGGTACACTGACCGAGACATTGGCCGCTATCAACATGGCGAAAGAGAATGGTTACACTGCCGTTGTTTCACACCGTTCGGGTGAGACAGAAGATACCACTATTGCTGATTTGGCAGTAGCGACCAATGCGGGCCAAATTAAAACAGGCTCTATGTCACGCTCTGATCGTATTGCCAAGTACAATCAGTTGATTCGTATTGCTGAAGAGCTGGGTGATGCGGCAACCTATCCGGCTAAGGCTGCTTTTTATAACCTGTAA
- the ftsB gene encoding cell division protein FtsB, which yields MKLIAIVLLTILVMLQTKLWSNDGGLKEVWRHSDELALQLEESQQRQARNAKLEAEVKDLNGGLAAIEERARSELGMIRKGETFIQVVERNNSGFPHE from the coding sequence ATGAAATTAATCGCTATTGTCCTGTTAACTATTTTGGTCATGCTACAGACTAAGCTCTGGTCGAATGACGGGGGTTTGAAAGAGGTGTGGCGACATAGCGATGAGCTAGCGTTACAACTCGAAGAGAGTCAGCAGCGCCAGGCACGCAATGCCAAGCTTGAGGCTGAGGTGAAGGATTTGAATGGTGGCTTGGCGGCTATTGAAGAGCGTGCACGCAGTGAGCTGGGTATGATTCGTAAGGGAGAGACCTTTATTCAGGTGGTTGAACGCAATAACAGTGGCTTTCCCCATGAGTAG
- the ispF gene encoding 2-C-methyl-D-erythritol 2,4-cyclodiphosphate synthase — MRIGHGYDAHRFMADRPLIIGGVTIPYELGMEAHSDGDVMIHALCDALLGAAGLGDIGRHFPDSNKEFKNIDSRILLRNVVEQLLVRGLTVHNVDVTILAQAPKMAPYILVMVENLSADLGVSSSRVNVKATTTEGMGFVGKKEGIAAHAVALIVESQAETNPACSNE; from the coding sequence ATGAGAATTGGACACGGCTATGATGCGCACCGCTTTATGGCGGATCGCCCACTCATTATTGGTGGGGTAACGATTCCTTATGAGTTGGGTATGGAGGCTCACTCTGATGGTGATGTGATGATACATGCGCTGTGCGATGCACTACTGGGTGCGGCAGGCCTAGGTGATATTGGACGTCACTTCCCTGATTCAAATAAAGAGTTTAAAAATATCGATAGTCGTATTCTATTGCGGAATGTGGTTGAGCAGTTGCTGGTGCGTGGTTTAACTGTTCACAATGTTGATGTGACAATTTTGGCTCAAGCGCCCAAAATGGCACCCTATATATTGGTGATGGTTGAAAATTTATCGGCAGACCTTGGTGTGTCATCGAGTCGTGTCAATGTAAAAGCAACCACCACGGAGGGGATGGGGTTTGTCGGGAAGAAAGAGGGGATTGCGGCCCATGCTGTCGCGCTGATTGTGGAGTCTCAGGCAGAAACCAACCCGGCCTGCTCCAATGAGTGA
- a CDS encoding potassium channel family protein, which produces MLISTLIIIGLVTLSILIHYEALLRLSMVMKHIHILPRLRIVIGLVGALTAHVLEVLVFAFAYYFLDKSEQYGELIGSVSGTLSDCIYFSFSSYTSLGYGDVIPTGALRYIAGVEALLGLVLIAWTASFMYVEMQRFWKVP; this is translated from the coding sequence TTGCTAATTTCCACCTTAATTATTATTGGGCTGGTAACGCTCTCCATACTGATTCATTACGAAGCGCTGCTGCGCCTCTCCATGGTAATGAAGCACATTCACATACTACCAAGACTGCGCATCGTAATCGGCTTAGTGGGTGCGCTAACAGCCCATGTTCTGGAGGTGCTGGTATTCGCGTTCGCCTACTATTTTTTAGATAAAAGTGAACAGTATGGTGAGCTGATTGGTTCTGTATCAGGTACTCTAAGTGACTGCATCTACTTCTCTTTTTCAAGCTACACATCGCTTGGCTATGGCGATGTTATCCCCACAGGAGCACTCCGTTATATTGCCGGAGTAGAAGCACTGCTGGGGTTGGTGTTGATTGCATGGACCGCTTCATTTATGTATGTTGAAATGCAGCGTTTTTGGAAAGTACCCTAG